One Glandiceps talaboti chromosome 2, keGlaTala1.1, whole genome shotgun sequence genomic region harbors:
- the LOC144450339 gene encoding histone H3.3A produces MARTKQTARKSTGGKAPRKQLATKAARKSAPSTGGVKKPHRYRPGTVALREIRRYQKSTELLIRKLPFQRLVREIAQDFKTDLRFQSAAIGALQEASEAYLVGLFEDTNLCAIHAKRVTIMPKDIQLARRIRGERA; encoded by the exons ATGGCACGTACCAAACAAACAGCTCGTAAATCCACTGGTGGTAAAGCACCACGTAAACAACTGGCAACTAAAGCTGCACGTAAGAGTGCGCCATCCACTGGAGGTGTGAAGAAACCCCATCGTTACAGGCCGGGTACAGTTGCTCTCAGGGAAATTCGTCGTTACCAGAAGTCCACAGAATTGCTGATCCGCAAATTGCCTTTCCAGAGGTTGGTTCGTGAAATTGCTCAGGACTTCAAGACAGATCTTCGATTTCAGAGTGCAGCTATTGGTGCACTTCAG GAGGCTAGTGAGGCATACcttgttggtttgtttgaaGACACCAACTTGTGTGCCATCCATGCAAAACGTGTAACTATCATGCCCAAGGACATCCAACTGGCTCGTCGAATCCGAGGTGAACGTGCATAG